Proteins from a genomic interval of Trachemys scripta elegans isolate TJP31775 chromosome 25, CAS_Tse_1.0, whole genome shotgun sequence:
- the LOC117869958 gene encoding alpha-2,8-sialyltransferase 8E-like, which translates to MLPQVSPFQGAPYECCAVVGNGGILRNSGCGPEIDRAQFVIRFNLPPMDFADDVGTKSSVVTMNPSILHDRFRGLSRWRRPFAEAVGIYGAPLLLIPAFSFVGQSTVSFQALYTLEDFGSPARPVFMNPEYLAGLDGHWRSRGLRVNRLSSGFMLVSAALELCQHLTLYGFWPFPTDPEGRPLLHHYYDNQPPKPGVHTMPDEFTRYLDMHMQGALRLHLGRCQ; encoded by the exons atGCTGCCACAg GTCTCCCCGTTTCAGGGTGCCCCCTACGAGTGCTGTGCCgtggtggggaatggggggatCCTTCGTAACAGCGGCTGTGGCCCTGAGATCGACCGCGCCCAGTTCGTCATCAG gttcAACCTGCCCCCCATGGACTTTGCTGACGACGTGGGCACGAAATCGAGTGTCGTCACCATGAACCCCAGCATCCTGCACGACCG GTTCAGGGGTCTGAGCCGCTGGCGCCGACCCTTCGCAGAGGCGGTGGGTATCTACGGGGCCCCGCTGCTCCTCATCCCGGCCTTCAGCTTCGTCGGCCAGAGCACAGTCTCGTTCCAGGCACTCTACACCCTGGAGGACTTTGGCTCCCCAGCCCGCCCCGTCTTCATGAATCCCGAGTACCTGGCGGGGCTGGACGGGCACTGGCGTTCCCGTGGCCTGCGCGTCAACCGCCTCTCCTCGGGCTTCATGCTGGTGAGCGCCGCCCTGGAGCTGTGCCAGCACCTCACCCTCTACGGCTTCTGGCCCTTCCCCACCGACCCCGAGGGGCGGCCCCTGCTCCACCACTACTATGACAACCAGCCCCCCAAGCCAGGCGTTCACACCATGCCCGACGAGTTCACCCGCTACCTGGACATGCACATGCAGGGCGCGCTGCGGCTGCATCTGGGGCGCTGCCAGTGA
- the LOC117869967 gene encoding dromaiocalcin-1-like: MQNVSPACSTHSNAGGKRLEDQGLTASPAIMEGPVPPCDPFLSDMATLRWLPGCLGPFVVTLLVGSPIPVAFSDVRSCPCTQGCCPAGWYQYRDSCYYPVTATKGWWKAETDCKALVEGAHLASVHSAEENNFIYQLMGTPKDYEKKEAYWLGGRRDSQGQLEGEGSWRWTDGSAWHYHNFGNGKPDRITAETFVASWKLDQDAITWDNYEASLEFMSVCKRSLD, encoded by the exons ATGCAGAATGTCTCCCCGGCGTGCAGCACTCACTCGAACGCTGGAGGAAAGAGGCTTGAGGATCAGGGTCTAACAGCCTCACCTGCCATTATGGAAG ggCCGGTTCCCCCCTGTGACCCCTTCCTTTCAGACATGGCGACACTGCGCTGGCTGCCCGGATGCCTGGGTCCCTTCGTTGTCACTCTCCTGGTCGGATCCCCTATTCCAGTGG CCTTCTCTGACGTCCGTTCCTGCCCGTGCACCCAGGGGTGCTGCCCGGCCGGCTGGTACCAGTACCGGGATTCCTGCTACTACCCGGTGACGGCCACCAAAGGCTGGTGGAAAGCTGAG acggACTGCAAGGCTCTGGTGGAGGGCGCCCATCTGGCATCCGTGCACAGCGCCGAGGAGAACAACTTCATCTATCAACTCATGGGCACCCCCAAAGACTACGAGAAAAAGGAAGCCTATTGGCTCGGGGGCCGCCGCGATTCTCAG GGCCAGCTGGAGGGCGAGGGCTCCTGGCGTTGGACTGACGGCTCCGCGTGGCACTATCACAACTTCGGGAACGGCAAGCCGGACAGGATCACGGCGGAGACGTTCGTGGCCTCCTGGAAGTTGGATCAAG ATGCTATCACTTGGGATAACTATGAAGCTTCCTTGGAGTTCATGTCCGTCTGCAAGCGCTCGCTGGACTGA
- the FIS1 gene encoding mitochondrial fission 1 protein isoform X1 has translation MESVLSEVVAVEDLLAFFFPYLSIHAVMGLGVVHVSSSRVWGKPPAESPVRHALSDACSPSLVGEKIAPLVRFEKKYKAELSGGTVSKGTQFEYAWCLVRSKYTDDIKKGIVLLEELVPKGCKEEQRDYVFYLAVANYRLKEYEQALKYIRGLLKTEPKNTQALELKKLIDKAMQKDGLVGMAIVGGMALGVAGLAGLIGLAISKSKS, from the exons ATGGAGTCGGTGCTGAGCGAAGTGGTGGCGGTGGAGGATCTGCTG gcattttttttcccttaccTGAGCATTCACGCTGTGATGGGACTTGGGGTTGTGCATGTCTCGTCTTCACGGGTGTGGGGGAAGCCACCAGCCGAGTCTCCCGTCCGCCATGCCTTGTCTGATGCCTGCAGCCCCTCTTTGGTTGGGGAGAAGATCgcacctcttgtg CGGTTCGAGAAGAAGTACAAGGCAGAGCTGAGCGGGGGCACGGTCTCCAAGGGGACGCAGTTCGAATACGCCTGGTGCCTGGTGCGCAGCAAATACACCGACGACATCAAAAAGGGCATCGTGCTGCTGGAGG AGCTGGTGCCCAAAGGCTGCAAGGAAGAACAACGCGACTACGTCTTCTACCTGGCCGTGGCCAATTACCGgttgaag GAGTACGAGCAGGCCCTGAAGTACATCCGGGGGCTGCTGAAGACGGAGCCCAAGAACACGCAGGCGCTGGAGCTGAAAAAGCTCATCGACAAGGCCATGCAGAAAG ACGGCCTGGTCGGCATGGCGATCGTCGGTGGCATGGCCCTGGGCGTGGCCGGCCTGGCCGGTCTCATTGGATTGGCCATCTCCAAGTCAAAATCGTAA
- the FIS1 gene encoding mitochondrial fission 1 protein isoform X2 produces MESVLSEVVAVEDLLRFEKKYKAELSGGTVSKGTQFEYAWCLVRSKYTDDIKKGIVLLEELVPKGCKEEQRDYVFYLAVANYRLKEYEQALKYIRGLLKTEPKNTQALELKKLIDKAMQKDGLVGMAIVGGMALGVAGLAGLIGLAISKSKS; encoded by the exons ATGGAGTCGGTGCTGAGCGAAGTGGTGGCGGTGGAGGATCTGCTG CGGTTCGAGAAGAAGTACAAGGCAGAGCTGAGCGGGGGCACGGTCTCCAAGGGGACGCAGTTCGAATACGCCTGGTGCCTGGTGCGCAGCAAATACACCGACGACATCAAAAAGGGCATCGTGCTGCTGGAGG AGCTGGTGCCCAAAGGCTGCAAGGAAGAACAACGCGACTACGTCTTCTACCTGGCCGTGGCCAATTACCGgttgaag GAGTACGAGCAGGCCCTGAAGTACATCCGGGGGCTGCTGAAGACGGAGCCCAAGAACACGCAGGCGCTGGAGCTGAAAAAGCTCATCGACAAGGCCATGCAGAAAG ACGGCCTGGTCGGCATGGCGATCGTCGGTGGCATGGCCCTGGGCGTGGCCGGCCTGGCCGGTCTCATTGGATTGGCCATCTCCAAGTCAAAATCGTAA